A genome region from Methanococcoides burtonii DSM 6242 includes the following:
- a CDS encoding helix-turn-helix transcriptional regulator — MTEILLSLNEGIKNLSQLREITGSTSQALIPKIRKLECYKFVESKKNGYCFTQIGKIVASNIEASFLMMGVINKHKFFWTDHCLETFPTSLLNEIGCLYYSKVIHDTKTDIFSLYKTNLQIIQEADYVFGILSIVTEDYVEYVSQKVCKGTNIDLIVTSHVAERIKQYPYAEKINSLKNYDNFQLNVINKNIDIDIGLIVTNKCLSLCLHKKERGIYDITNGLLSFDQMAIDWGQRLFEYYKNQAYNKLI; from the coding sequence ATGACAGAAATACTTTTATCATTAAATGAAGGCATCAAAAACCTTTCTCAATTGCGTGAAATTACTGGTAGTACATCCCAGGCATTAATTCCAAAAATCAGGAAATTAGAATGTTATAAGTTTGTAGAATCAAAGAAAAATGGTTACTGCTTTACTCAGATAGGAAAGATTGTAGCATCCAACATTGAAGCTTCTTTTCTGATGATGGGAGTCATCAACAAACACAAATTTTTTTGGACAGACCATTGTCTTGAAACGTTTCCAACTTCGCTGTTAAATGAGATCGGATGTCTTTACTATTCCAAGGTTATCCATGATACAAAAACAGATATTTTTAGCCTATACAAAACTAATCTTCAAATAATACAAGAAGCTGATTACGTGTTTGGTATATTGTCGATTGTGACTGAAGACTACGTAGAATATGTATCACAAAAAGTATGTAAGGGGACGAATATTGATCTTATTGTTACTTCGCATGTTGCTGAAAGAATAAAGCAATATCCTTACGCGGAGAAAATTAATTCACTGAAAAATTACGATAATTTCCAATTGAACGTAATTAATAAAAATATCGATATCGATATCGGACTAATCGTGACTAATAAATGTTTATCCTTGTGTCTGCACAAAAAAGAAAGAGGTATTTATGATATCACAAATGGATTGTTAAGTTTTGATCAAATGGCAATTGACTGGGGGCAGAGGCTATTTGAATACTACAAGAATCAGGCATACAATAAGCTGATTTGA
- a CDS encoding IS1 family transposase (programmed frameshift), giving the protein MNCPRCKSSSHKKNGKIDGRQRYKCHDCGYSYSVEIKSTASPMSVKRQALQLYLEGLGFRSIGRLLGVSHVSVQKWIKKFGRELEDIKSENEISIVELDEMHTYIGNKKYCWIWIAVDRDGKRFIDCSFGSRGKETGLKLWKKLKGKEIGEVMTDHWRAYAEFLPEKIHTQSKAETYTVEGYNSIFRHFLARLRRKSKCYTKSLEMLKYSVLLLMKYRNKELAMFS; this is encoded by the exons ATGAACTGTCCCAGGTGCAAGAGCTCAAGTCATAAAAAGAACGGTAAAATCGATGGACGCCAACGCTACAAATGCCATGATTGTGGGTATAGCTATTCAGTAGAGATTAAATCAACTGCTAGTCCCATGTCTGTTAAACGGCAGGCTTTACAGCTCTATCTCGAAGGATTAGGATTTCGCTCAATTGGACGTTTATTAGGAGTTAGCCACGTTTCTGTCCAAAAATGGATAAAGAAGTTTGGTCGTGAATTAGAGGATATAAAGAGCGAAAATGAAATATCGATCGTTGAATTAGATGAAATGCACACTTACATCGGGAAC AAAAAATATTGTTGGATCTGGATTGCTGTTGATAGAGATGGAAAAAGGTTCATCGACTGCTCTTTTGGTAGCAGGGGGAAGGAAACAGGACTAAAGCTCTGGAAAAAGTTAAAGGGGAAGGAGATTGGAGAAGTGATGACTGATCACTGGAGGGCATATGCAGAGTTTCTTCCAGAGAAAATTCATACTCAATCCAAAGCTGAAACATATACTGTTGAAGGATATAACAGCATATTCAGGCACTTTCTGGCAAGATTGAGAAGAAAGTCAAAGTGTTATACTAAGAGTCTTGAAATGCTGAAGTACTCTGTTCTTCTTTTGATGAAGTACAGAAATAAAGAGCTAGCTATGTTTAGTTAA